A region from the Lentimonas sp. CC4 genome encodes:
- a CDS encoding sigma-70 family RNA polymerase sigma factor, translating to MSETNKPAVEIAQPDTWVDRYGNYLYAYAMSRLRNAEAAADCVQDTFLAGIKALDRFDGSRDIKFWLRGIMHNKIVDQIRKSVKENKVSIDNEDEELLESFWFKYSGITTTNPDPWQFNPRKACDNTEFWEVLNTCIDQVKEPARQAFVLRMLEDMETEEVCKVMDITPNYLWVLLHRAREQLKVALEQKWTGKDAQ from the coding sequence ATGTCAGAGACGAATAAGCCAGCAGTTGAGATTGCACAGCCAGACACATGGGTGGATCGATATGGCAATTATCTGTATGCCTATGCGATGTCGCGCCTTCGTAATGCCGAGGCAGCCGCGGATTGTGTGCAGGATACATTCTTGGCGGGGATTAAGGCGCTGGATCGCTTTGATGGCAGCCGTGACATTAAATTTTGGCTGCGTGGCATCATGCACAACAAGATCGTCGATCAGATTCGAAAGTCGGTCAAAGAGAACAAGGTCAGCATCGACAATGAAGATGAGGAGTTGTTGGAGAGTTTCTGGTTCAAATACAGCGGTATCACGACCACCAATCCAGACCCTTGGCAGTTCAATCCACGCAAGGCCTGCGATAATACCGAGTTTTGGGAAGTTTTGAACACTTGTATCGACCAAGTGAAAGAGCCGGCCCGCCAAGCGTTCGTGCTTCGTATGCTCGAAGACATGGAAACTGAAGAAGTTTGTAAGGTTATGGACATTACTCCGAATTACTTATGGGTGTTGTTACACCGGGCACGCGAACAGCTTAAAGTCGCGCTCGAACAAAAATGGACCGGAAAGGACGCTCAGTAA
- a CDS encoding cyclopropane-fatty-acyl-phospholipid synthase family protein — protein METTSLANSSISAPLPLIDGPQPRTVERLFLRALGTLQGGSLRIYFPSGACVLTGDPSCTPVEMLIEDTKFFRKVFSGGSVGLGEAYVDGLWKTSDLSGLLTLLANNQKELGRVQYGFSLLAKKMNQLYHKARRNTVEQSKENIQEHYDLSNAFYETFLDPTMTYSSALFHSKEETLEQAQWNKIDRILDLADVKAGDSILEIGSGWGALAQRAAERCCQVKTITLSEEQFSYSLNRFEQAGVSNQVEIALQDYRTLVGQFDAVVSCEMIEAVGHEFLESYFKTIQQSLKPGAKAVIQAITIPDERYERYCNSCDWIQKYIFPGGHLPSPGAIEANVDQAGDMAVLTMEPFGHDYAETLRRWAVDFNAKAERVHQLGFDAEFCRKWNYYFSYCEAGFNAGLIDVQHVVLQRNRS, from the coding sequence ATGGAAACCACATCACTAGCCAACTCTAGCATAAGCGCCCCTCTCCCACTGATTGATGGCCCTCAGCCGCGAACAGTCGAACGACTTTTCCTGCGCGCACTAGGCACACTTCAGGGCGGCAGTCTTCGCATCTATTTCCCAAGTGGCGCCTGCGTCCTCACTGGTGATCCATCGTGCACACCCGTTGAAATGTTGATCGAGGATACTAAGTTTTTCCGCAAGGTCTTCTCTGGCGGCAGTGTTGGCCTCGGCGAAGCCTATGTCGACGGACTCTGGAAAACCTCTGATCTCAGCGGCTTATTGACTCTGCTCGCAAACAATCAAAAAGAGCTCGGCAGGGTTCAATATGGCTTCTCTCTACTGGCGAAGAAAATGAACCAACTGTATCACAAGGCGCGCCGCAATACAGTGGAGCAAAGCAAGGAGAACATCCAAGAGCACTACGACTTAAGCAATGCCTTCTACGAGACCTTCCTAGACCCTACAATGACCTACTCCAGCGCCTTATTCCACTCGAAGGAAGAGACACTGGAGCAGGCTCAATGGAATAAGATCGATCGCATACTCGACCTAGCAGACGTCAAAGCAGGTGACTCCATATTAGAAATCGGATCTGGCTGGGGCGCACTCGCACAACGCGCGGCTGAGCGCTGTTGTCAGGTCAAAACCATTACGCTCTCTGAAGAACAGTTCAGTTATTCCCTGAATCGCTTCGAGCAGGCAGGTGTCTCGAATCAAGTCGAAATCGCCTTACAAGACTATCGCACACTTGTCGGACAATTCGACGCCGTCGTCTCCTGTGAGATGATCGAAGCCGTAGGGCACGAATTCCTAGAAAGCTATTTCAAGACCATCCAGCAATCACTCAAGCCAGGTGCGAAGGCCGTAATCCAAGCAATCACCATCCCTGACGAACGCTATGAGCGCTACTGCAACAGTTGCGACTGGATACAGAAATACATTTTCCCAGGCGGTCACCTGCCCTCCCCCGGCGCGATCGAAGCCAATGTCGATCAAGCCGGCGATATGGCAGTGCTCACGATGGAGCCCTTTGGCCACGACTACGCCGAAACGCTACGGCGCTGGGCAGTGGATTTTAATGCGAAGGCAGAGCGCGTGCATCAGCTCGGCTTCGACGCGGAATTCTGCCGCAAGTGGAACTATTATTTTAGTTATTGTGAAGCAGGGTTTAACGCCGGCCTGATTGATGTGCAGCATGTCGTGCTGCAGCGTAACAGGTCGTAG